Proteins from a genomic interval of Colletotrichum higginsianum IMI 349063 chromosome 6, whole genome shotgun sequence:
- a CDS encoding vegetative incompatibility protein HET-E-1 — protein MADPLSTAGTAVGIVSLGIQVTQALFKYYNDVKDQPSDTSRTLKKLERLLHFLGRLESHLGSKNRNEELADGVRDAVRNCGECVEELQTTVEKFEQAPDDRFRTAVRATGRRLAYPFRLSTLQKLDEDIDDAVSQLSLALALLQQDTVDHIENDVEDIKAVLAAVSARIVSTEIRDWLKAPDATVNFNDACTKKHPGTGLWFVKSGVFDTWIKERQSFLWLKGFAGCGKTVLSSTAIQYARRHRRSDPHIGLCFFYFTFNDEMKQDESAMLRALILQLSNQLKYTPRSLEDLHENHKNSTPPATDLLECLRQIVGMFGDVHIILDALDESPDPKFRRSMLGTLRRMRAWPGLHLLVTSRDLPDISESLKATQEQTIAMMENVDEDIAAFVTERLRDDEELQKLKKYHTRIEQVLTEKAQGV, from the coding sequence ATGGCGGATCCATTGTCAACTGCTGGAACGGCAGTTGGAATCGTCTCTCTTGGAATTCAGGTCACCCAGGCGCTGTTCAAGTACTACAACGATGTGAAAGACCAGCCGTCCGACACAAGCCGCACGttgaagaagctcgagagGTTGCTCCACTTCCTCGGTCGCCTAGAATCGCATTTGGGATCCAAGAACAGGAACGAGGAACTGGCCGACGGGGTTCGAGACGCGGTCCGTAACTGCGGCGAATGCGTCGAGGAACTGCAAACCACCGTCGAAAAGTTTGAACAAGCCCCGGACGACCGCTTCCGGACGGCTGTTCGTGCTACAGGTCGCCGATTGGCGTATCCCTTCCGGCTCAGCACGCTGCAGAAGCTCGATGAGGACATTGACGACGCCGTCAGCCAGTTGTCCCTGGCCCTTGCATTGCTCCAGCAAGACACTGTTGATCATATCGAGAACGATGTCGAAGACATCAAGGCGGTCCTAGCCGCGGTCAGCGCTCGGATCGTCTCCACCGAGATCAGAGACTGGCTCAAAGCTCCAGACGCAACAGTCAACTTCAACGATGCCTGTACCAAGAAACATCCGGGCACAGGCTTGTGGTTTGTAAAGAGTGGCGTCTTCGACACTTGGATCAAAGAACGGCAGTCCTTCCTCTGGCTAAAGGGCTTCGCTGGATGCGGCAAAACGGTCCTTTCGTCGACGGCTATACAGTatgctcgacgacatcgaaGATCGGACCCTCACATCGGGCTGTGTTTCTTTTACTTCACTTTTAACGACGAGATGAAACAAGACGAATCTGCCATGCTCCGCGCGCTTATTCTTCAGCTTTCAAATCAGCTTAAATACACACCTCGATCCCTGGAGGACCTGCACGAAAACCACAAAAACAgtacgccgccggcaacagATCTTCTAGAGTGCCTCCGTCAGATCGTGGGAATGTTCGGCGATGTCCACATCATCCTGGATGCACTAGATGAGAGCCCTGACCCTAAGTTCCGACGATCAATGCTCGGTACCCTCAGAAGAATGAGAGCTTGGCCAGGATTGCATCTTCTGGTGACCAGTCGGGACTTGCCCGATATCAGCGAGAGTCTCAAGGCAACACAAGAACAAACTATCGCCATGATGGAGAACGTGGATGAGGACATTGCCGCGTTTGTCACCGAAAGGCTACGGGATGACGAAGAGTTGCAAAAGTTGAAGAAGTATCATACGAGAATCGAGCAGGTGCTGACTGAAAAGGCACAAGGAGTGTAA
- a CDS encoding DEAD/DEAH box DNA helicase, with protein MPPFPTPNPTPSKPASSQSHSGTQSSQKPASTNTHKAPSAVLSSHQHAIMLRYSLSPRTIRALAALPRAAPPDEILRCAASATEFLSFTFSPPEKVAFAGINNDPSTRWHLREPLAQPWHKVFLVAQCEATGGDYGDKLSLHARNDLYACRSRIVDILGQVLRACADLMGARRDAVGLRRALETWRGVVSGSWEGMPTELLQVPGIGPKKAGLLAKHGVKFVRQLADMEFYHIERILSRNPPFGQKIVRTLAHFPRLALAVDVAKREEGTHRVIVRALLGCSNREIPTWKNKSPSVTLAAETTNGTLVFFWRGKVGSLMSGKELVFPVEATSGDAVFVWASCEEIAGTYVTGEVKV; from the coding sequence ATGCCTCCTTTCCCAACGCCCAACCCGACCCCCTCTAAGCCGGCATCCTCTCAATCGCATTCCGGTACACAGTCTTCACAGAAACCCGCGTCCACCAACACTCACAAGGCCCCCTCGGCCgtcctctcctcccaccaACACGCCATCATGCTCCGCTACTCCCTCTCCCCGCGAACCatccgcgccctcgccgccctcccccgCGCCGCCCCTCCCGACGAGATCCTCcgctgcgccgcctccgccaccgaGTTCCTCTCCTTCACCTTCTCCCCGCCGGAAAAGgtcgccttcgccggcaTCAATAACGACCCCTCAACCCGCTGGCACCTCCGCGAGCCCCTCGCCCAGCCCTGGCACAaggtcttcctcgtcgcccagtgcgaggccaccggcggcgactACGGCGACAAGCTCTCCCTCCACGCCCGCAACGACCTCTACGcctgccgcagccgcatcgtcgacatACTCGGCCAGGTCCTGCGCGCCTGCGCCGATCTCATGGGCGCCCGCAGGGACGCTgtcggcctgcgccgtgccCTCGAGACCTGGAGAGGCGTCGTCTCGGGCAGCTGGGAGGGGATGCCGACGGAGTTGCTGCAGGTCCCCGGCATCGGGCCCAAGAAGGCAGGGCTGCTCGCCAAACACGGCGTCAAGTTCGTACGCCAACTCGCCGATATGGAGTTCTACCACATCGAGAGGATCCTGAGCCGCAACCCGCCTTTCGGCCAGAAGATTGTGCGTACCTTGGCTCACTTTCCGCGTCTCGCACTCGCTGTCGACGTTGCCAAACGGGAAGAGGGAACACACAGAGTTATCGTGAGAGCCCTGCTGGGTTGTTCGAACCGCGAGATTCCCACCTGGAAGAACAAGTCACCTTCGGTCACCTTGGCCGCCGAGACTACAAACGGAACCCTGGTCTTCTTTTGGAGAGGCAAAGTCGGCAGCTTGATGTCGGGGAAAGAGCTCGTGTTCCCTGTCGAGGCTACGTCTGGCGATGCAGTGTTTGTGTGGGCCAGTTGCGAGGAGATTGCCGGTACCTATGTGACGGGCGAGGTGAAGGTCTAG
- a CDS encoding Nucleotide-sugar transporter: MALLDAAAPPAGGPTLFGMSMKQVSLITLTFQNSALILIMHYSRIMPPVGDHRYFTSTAVFLNEVIKLSICSTCSIAEVSRTLAPSTPATVIFEQIFNSVFSGDGWKLAIPATLYTLQNTLQYVAVGNLDAVHFQVLYQLKILTTAVFSVTMLRRALGLKRWVSLIILTLGVSIVSLPQPSSANHAESSSANILLHDTSDHFFPRSVHELGQAAEGAAEVARELTKRAADGLAGVGGEIVKRSASYQGIQEDQDPSPLMNYSIGLSAVLVAAVASGLAGVYFEKMLKDSATPASVWTRNIQLSFYSLFPALAGVIFIDGEDIAKHGFFEGYNWVVWTAIVFQAVGGVLASLCINYADNIAKNFAASISIVISFLFSVWFFNFEVNFSFIIGTALVLASTYLYSIPDRKGRPPPITIASYEKAMVDPAYTPAVTDEAKLNLDPLDAVRGMGLSTSRPSSPMLHHHRAPSARGKNRDD; encoded by the exons ATGGCTCTCCTCGACGctgccgcgccgccggcaggGGGGCCGACACTATTCGGCATGTCCATGAAGCAGGTTTCCCTCATCACG CTGACGTTCCAAAACTCGGCCTTGATTCTG ATCATGCACTACTCCCGTATTATGCCTCCCGTGGGCGACCACCGATATTTCACATCCACCGCTGTTTTCCTCAATGAGGTCATCAAGCTGTCCATctgctcgacctgctccATTGCCGAGGTCTCGCGGACACTGGCCCCCTCCACCCCGGCCACCGTCATATTCGAACAGATCTTCAACTCGGTCTTCTCCGGCGACGGCTGGAAGCTCGCCATTCCCGCGACACTATACACCCTGCAGAACACCCTGCAGTACGTTGCTGTCGGCAATTTGGACGCAGTCCACTTTCAGGTGCTCTACCAGCTCAAG ATTCTCACGACAGCCGTCTTCTCTGTCACTATGCTCCGCCGCGCCCTTGGCTTGAAGCGCTGGGTTTCGCTCATCATATTGACCCTGGGAGTCTCCATCGTCTCGCTTCCCCAACCCTCGTCCGCGAATCACGCAGAATCTTCCTCAGCCAACATCCTCCTGCACGACACCTCGGACCATTTCTTCCCTCGTTCCGTGCACGAGCTAGGTCAAGCTGCCGAGGGCGCTGCCGAGGTGGCCCGTGAGCTCACTAAGCGCGCAGCTGATGGTCTTGCGGGTGTTGGCGGAGAGATCGTGAAGCGGTCGGCCTCGTATCAGGGTATCCAAGAGGACCAAGACCCGTCGCCGCTCATGAACTACTCCATCGGTTTGTccgccgtccttgtcgccgccgtcgcctcgggcCTTGCCGGTGTCTACTTTGAGAAGATGCTCAAGGACTCGGCTACTCCTGCCTCCGTCTGGACCCGCAACATCCAGCTATCCTTCTATTCCCTGTTCCCCGCCCTCGCTggcgtcatcttcattgacGGCGAGGATATTGCCAAGCACGGCTTCTTCGAGGGTTACAATTGGGTTGTGTGGACTGCCATTGTTTTCCAAGCTGTCGGCGGTGTCCTGGCCTCGCTATGCATCAATTACGCCGACAACATTGCCAAGAACTTCGCAGCTAGCATCAGTATTGTTATCAGCTTTCTGTTCAGTGTATGGTTCTTCAACTTTGAAGTCAACTTCAGC TTCATCATCGGCACTGCACTCGTCCTGGCCTCGACCTATCTCTATAGCATTCCCGATCGCAAGGGCCGCCCGCCCCCGATCACCATTGCGAGCTACGAGAAGGCCATGGTTGACCCTGCTTACACGCCAGCGGTCACGGATGAGGCCAAGCTCAACCTAGACCCGCTCGACGCGGTTCGCGGCATGGGATTGTCGACGTCTAGGCCATCGTCGCCCATGCTGCATCACCACCGCGCGCCCTCGGCAAGGGGAAAGAACCGCGACGACTAA